The following proteins are encoded in a genomic region of Ooceraea biroi isolate clonal line C1 chromosome 14, Obir_v5.4, whole genome shotgun sequence:
- the LOC105286683 gene encoding ribonuclease H2 subunit B isoform X1, with the protein MRAEITSHLIEFRWIADEGITREKNATKTHERLATKMREDDEQPVVADTVAGMDEDQSEIVRLRHPASNKPAMFVFGSADRTVQEILIFDEKKRSWFINDSVKSDGKLYLSTPIDPIFLVLPYLRKSQLAQPLEQCLWDEDFPDTSRLAQCKNLKLSLVADRKGDESLQAFKFNEDKSLKWLQSKTEKVASVLKQKGIHVSQSAISATYVTSIKSEVATEAEYLRYAYGIVSEYLAEDLSKKLAQHLNIPDETENKKRKLSSPKDEVSEKKQKKDSVEESPKKRAVKELSKPEKIHKSPAPGKKELARQRAAAGSKSITSFFKKK; encoded by the exons ATGCGCGCGGAGATTACGAGCCACTTGATTGAATTCCGCTGGATAGCCGATGAGGGAATAACTCGCGAGAAAAATGCCACCAAAACACACGAAAGGCTCGCCACAAAAATGCGCGAAGACGACGAGCAGCCAGTCGTCG CGGATACAGTGGCTGGCATGGACGAAGATCAATCGGAGATCGTGAGACTCAGGCATCCAGCCTCTAACAAACCGGCTATGTTTGTATTTGGATCTGCAGATCGCACGGTGCAAGAGATCTTGATCTTCGACGAGAAGAAGAGATCTTGGTTCATTAACGATAGCGTCAAGTCCGATGGCAAGCTCTACCTGTCGACCCCAATCGACCCGATCTTCCTAGTTTTACCGTATTTAAGAAAG TCGCAATTAGCGCAACCCTTAGAACAATGTCTCTGGGACGAAGACTTTCCAGATACCTCGCGTCTAGCGCAGTGTAAAAATTTGAAACTGTCACTAGTGGCCGACCGTAAGGGAGACGAATCATTACAagcttttaaatttaatgaggACAAATCATTGAAGTGGTTACAGTCAAAGACGGAGAAAGTAGCTAGTGTATTGAAACAGAAGGGAATTCATGTGTCCCAAAGTGCCATAAGCGCTACTTACGTCACAAGTATTAAATCTGAAGTAGCCACAGAGGCAG AATACTTGAGATACGCGTATGGTATCGTATCGGAGTATCTTGCTGAAGATCTCTCAAAGAAATTGGCACAGCACTTGAATATACCTGATGAGACCGAGAATAAGAAACGCAAGCTAAGTAGTCCGAAAGATGAAGTTAGCGAAAAGAAGCAAAAGAAGGATTCGGTTGAGGAAAGCCCAAAGAAGAGGGCAGTGAAGGAATTATCTAAACCTGAAAAG ATCCACAAAAGTCCAGCTCCCGGTAAAAAGGAATTGGCCAGACAGAGAGCAGCTGCAGGATCCAAAAGTATCAccagtttttttaaaaagaaataa
- the LOC105286694 gene encoding regulator of MON1-CCZ1 complex isoform X1 — protein MPDMEADDRGKSDDYYLELSPDPIRFESVSCLTNVFFDDSKQQVFAVRSGGVTGVLVKGPDQNLNFRMEDRGPVISIKFSPDMNVLAIQRTSSSVEFVNYSPVSGLDHIEYSQACKGKNTTILGFVWTHGTEILVITDHGVELFHVNPEKRCVRALKCLSLGINWFVFCPKSFLVLLSSGTIGNQIQALHITPSNLHKLTKFEIEHSVPKPGKLAVSERDVALAVLYGTPCIILLRHQPGVNRSMGTAFVYVYTIHKMMTIKKSHMLKLDVGGRFAINVVDNLIIVHHQASKTSMIFDIMLSGVSDGTVMHHTSVAVAKPIKPFNLKVPGATLSDQMYQPCQLYSPNWVVFQPNIIIDVKLGCLWYIELRLETLVKLITDKIVLVEFLMQRSNAKQILIQVLQSFMTQLPVSLMEMPIIFDKLNSVYRNYLENEIQNQMGTPLQNNVKNVTTIADNFKYKLLLDQSDMYSHILSKFPENTIEPKMVIWVLLEYIRSLAEHEIPVQHYLHELVITTLVHRKAYYQLHQLLQYHVVADSKPLACLLLSLENLYPAAHQLALDMLKRLGNAHEEIIEVLLSKGHILPALRYVRSVGMADQVSARKFLEAAKATDDATLFHSVFKFFEQRNLRLHNTTAFTRGEHCQPYVQHFKYLFQETDNECNSDTNSNLTTTS, from the exons ATGCCCGACATGGAGGCTGACGACCGAGGGAAGAGCGATGATTATTACCTGGAGCTATCTCCTGATCCGATCAGGTTCGAATCAGTCAGCTGCCTCACAAACGTGTTTTTCGATGACTCGAAACAGCAA GTGTTTGCTGTTCGCTCAGGAGGAGTTACAGGAGTGCTTGTTAAGGGCCCGGACCAGAACCTGAACTTTCGCATGGAGGACAGGGGTCCCGTGATCTCCATCAAGTTTTCCCCGGACATGAACGTCCTCGCGATCCAACGCACCAGCTCGTCCGTGGAATTTGTTAATTACTCGCCCGTGTCTGGATTAGATCACATCGAGTACTCCCAGGCGTGCAAAGGAAAGAACACCACGATATTGGGCTTCGTCTGGACGCACGGCACTGAAATACTCGTTATCACGGATCACGGAGTCGAATTGTTTCAT GTCAATCCGGAGAAACGATGCGTCAGGGCACTGAAGTGCTTGAGTTTAGGCATAAATTGGTTTGTATTTTGTCCCAAGAGTTTTCTAGTATTACTGTCATCTGGCACGATTGGTAATCAGATACAAGCGCTGCACATTACGCCCAGCAATCTTCACAAGTTAACCAAGTTTGAAA TCGAACACAGTGTACCGAAGCCAGGAAAGTTAGCTGTTTCCGAGAGAGACGTGGCATTGGCTGTGTTGTACGGAACGCCTTGTATAATTTTGTTGCGGCATCAACCAGGAGTCAATCGCTCAATGGGAACTGCATTTGTATATGTCTATACTATACACAA AATGATGACCATTAAGAAAAGCCATATGTTGAAACTGGACGTTGGTGGCAGGTTTGCCATAAATGTCGTCGATAATCTGATCATTGTTCATCATCAAGCGTCAAAA ACATCAATGATATTCGATATTATGCTTTCTGGTGTGAGTGATGGCACTGTGATGCATCATACCAGTGTGGCCGTGGCCAAGCCAATTAAGCCATTCAATCTGAAGGTACCAGGCGCAACATTGTCTGATCAGATGTATCAGCCGTGCCAATTAT ATTCCCCAAATTGGGTTGTTTTTCaaccaaatattataattgacgTAAAGCTCGGCTGTTTATG GTATATCGAACTCAGATTGGAAACTTTGGTGAAGCTGATCACCGACAAGATAGTCCTCGTGGAATTTCTAATGCAGCGCTCTAACGCTAAACAGATACTCATACAAGTTCTGCAAAGCTTTATGACGCAGTTACCCGTAAGCTTGATGGAGATGCCGATCATATTCGACAAACTTAATTCCGTGtacagaaattatttagaGAACGAAATACAAAACCAG ATGGGAACACCACTGCAAAATAATGTGAAGAACGTGACGACGATCGCTGACAATTTCAAGTATAAGCTGCTGCTCGATCAGAGCGACATGTACAGTCACATACTATCCAAGTTTCCCGAAAACACGATAGAGCCAAAGATGGTGATATGGGTCCTGCTCGAATATATTAG ATCATTAGCCGAGCATGAGATACCGGTGCAACATTACTTGCACGAGTTGGTGATCACGACGCTGGTACATCGGAAGGCGTACTATCAGCTGCATCAGTTGCTGCAGTACCACGTGGTCGCTGACTCGAAGCCTCTGGCATGTCTGCTGCTCTCCCTGGAAAATTTATACCCAGCGGCGCATCAGTTGGCACTGGACATGCTGAAGCGATTGGGCAACGCGCACGAGGAGATAATCGAAGTGCTGCTATCGAAGGGACATATCTTGCCCGCCTTACG GTACGTTCGATCGGTGGGAATGGCGGATCAGGTGTCGGCGAGGAAATTTTTAGAAGCGGCAAAAGCCACGGATGACGCGACGCTCTTTCACTCGGTGTTCAAGTTCTTCGAGCAGCGTAACTTGAGACTGCACAACACCACGGCTTTCACGCGGGGGGAACATTGCCAGCCGTACGTTCAGCACTTCAAGTACTTGTTCCAAGAGACGGACAATGAGTGCAATTCGGATACGAACTCAAATCTCACCACCACCTCTTAG
- the LOC105286694 gene encoding regulator of MON1-CCZ1 complex isoform X3, whose protein sequence is MEDRGPVISIKFSPDMNVLAIQRTSSSVEFVNYSPVSGLDHIEYSQACKGKNTTILGFVWTHGTEILVITDHGVELFHVNPEKRCVRALKCLSLGINWFVFCPKSFLVLLSSGTIGNQIQALHITPSNLHKLTKFEIEHSVPKPGKLAVSERDVALAVLYGTPCIILLRHQPGVNRSMGTAFVYVYTIHKMMTIKKSHMLKLDVGGRFAINVVDNLIIVHHQASKTSMIFDIMLSGVSDGTVMHHTSVAVAKPIKPFNLKVPGATLSDQMYQPCQLYSPNWVVFQPNIIIDVKLGCLWYIELRLETLVKLITDKIVLVEFLMQRSNAKQILIQVLQSFMTQLPVSLMEMPIIFDKLNSVYRNYLENEIQNQMGTPLQNNVKNVTTIADNFKYKLLLDQSDMYSHILSKFPENTIEPKMVIWVLLEYIRSLAEHEIPVQHYLHELVITTLVHRKAYYQLHQLLQYHVVADSKPLACLLLSLENLYPAAHQLALDMLKRLGNAHEEIIEVLLSKGHILPALRYVRSVGMADQVSARKFLEAAKATDDATLFHSVFKFFEQRNLRLHNTTAFTRGEHCQPYVQHFKYLFQETDNECNSDTNSNLTTTS, encoded by the exons ATGGAGGACAGGGGTCCCGTGATCTCCATCAAGTTTTCCCCGGACATGAACGTCCTCGCGATCCAACGCACCAGCTCGTCCGTGGAATTTGTTAATTACTCGCCCGTGTCTGGATTAGATCACATCGAGTACTCCCAGGCGTGCAAAGGAAAGAACACCACGATATTGGGCTTCGTCTGGACGCACGGCACTGAAATACTCGTTATCACGGATCACGGAGTCGAATTGTTTCAT GTCAATCCGGAGAAACGATGCGTCAGGGCACTGAAGTGCTTGAGTTTAGGCATAAATTGGTTTGTATTTTGTCCCAAGAGTTTTCTAGTATTACTGTCATCTGGCACGATTGGTAATCAGATACAAGCGCTGCACATTACGCCCAGCAATCTTCACAAGTTAACCAAGTTTGAAA TCGAACACAGTGTACCGAAGCCAGGAAAGTTAGCTGTTTCCGAGAGAGACGTGGCATTGGCTGTGTTGTACGGAACGCCTTGTATAATTTTGTTGCGGCATCAACCAGGAGTCAATCGCTCAATGGGAACTGCATTTGTATATGTCTATACTATACACAA AATGATGACCATTAAGAAAAGCCATATGTTGAAACTGGACGTTGGTGGCAGGTTTGCCATAAATGTCGTCGATAATCTGATCATTGTTCATCATCAAGCGTCAAAA ACATCAATGATATTCGATATTATGCTTTCTGGTGTGAGTGATGGCACTGTGATGCATCATACCAGTGTGGCCGTGGCCAAGCCAATTAAGCCATTCAATCTGAAGGTACCAGGCGCAACATTGTCTGATCAGATGTATCAGCCGTGCCAATTAT ATTCCCCAAATTGGGTTGTTTTTCaaccaaatattataattgacgTAAAGCTCGGCTGTTTATG GTATATCGAACTCAGATTGGAAACTTTGGTGAAGCTGATCACCGACAAGATAGTCCTCGTGGAATTTCTAATGCAGCGCTCTAACGCTAAACAGATACTCATACAAGTTCTGCAAAGCTTTATGACGCAGTTACCCGTAAGCTTGATGGAGATGCCGATCATATTCGACAAACTTAATTCCGTGtacagaaattatttagaGAACGAAATACAAAACCAG ATGGGAACACCACTGCAAAATAATGTGAAGAACGTGACGACGATCGCTGACAATTTCAAGTATAAGCTGCTGCTCGATCAGAGCGACATGTACAGTCACATACTATCCAAGTTTCCCGAAAACACGATAGAGCCAAAGATGGTGATATGGGTCCTGCTCGAATATATTAG ATCATTAGCCGAGCATGAGATACCGGTGCAACATTACTTGCACGAGTTGGTGATCACGACGCTGGTACATCGGAAGGCGTACTATCAGCTGCATCAGTTGCTGCAGTACCACGTGGTCGCTGACTCGAAGCCTCTGGCATGTCTGCTGCTCTCCCTGGAAAATTTATACCCAGCGGCGCATCAGTTGGCACTGGACATGCTGAAGCGATTGGGCAACGCGCACGAGGAGATAATCGAAGTGCTGCTATCGAAGGGACATATCTTGCCCGCCTTACG GTACGTTCGATCGGTGGGAATGGCGGATCAGGTGTCGGCGAGGAAATTTTTAGAAGCGGCAAAAGCCACGGATGACGCGACGCTCTTTCACTCGGTGTTCAAGTTCTTCGAGCAGCGTAACTTGAGACTGCACAACACCACGGCTTTCACGCGGGGGGAACATTGCCAGCCGTACGTTCAGCACTTCAAGTACTTGTTCCAAGAGACGGACAATGAGTGCAATTCGGATACGAACTCAAATCTCACCACCACCTCTTAG
- the LOC105286694 gene encoding regulator of MON1-CCZ1 complex isoform X2, translating to MNVEFLPRTITGPDQNLNFRMEDRGPVISIKFSPDMNVLAIQRTSSSVEFVNYSPVSGLDHIEYSQACKGKNTTILGFVWTHGTEILVITDHGVELFHVNPEKRCVRALKCLSLGINWFVFCPKSFLVLLSSGTIGNQIQALHITPSNLHKLTKFEIEHSVPKPGKLAVSERDVALAVLYGTPCIILLRHQPGVNRSMGTAFVYVYTIHKMMTIKKSHMLKLDVGGRFAINVVDNLIIVHHQASKTSMIFDIMLSGVSDGTVMHHTSVAVAKPIKPFNLKVPGATLSDQMYQPCQLYSPNWVVFQPNIIIDVKLGCLWYIELRLETLVKLITDKIVLVEFLMQRSNAKQILIQVLQSFMTQLPVSLMEMPIIFDKLNSVYRNYLENEIQNQMGTPLQNNVKNVTTIADNFKYKLLLDQSDMYSHILSKFPENTIEPKMVIWVLLEYIRSLAEHEIPVQHYLHELVITTLVHRKAYYQLHQLLQYHVVADSKPLACLLLSLENLYPAAHQLALDMLKRLGNAHEEIIEVLLSKGHILPALRYVRSVGMADQVSARKFLEAAKATDDATLFHSVFKFFEQRNLRLHNTTAFTRGEHCQPYVQHFKYLFQETDNECNSDTNSNLTTTS from the exons ATGAACGTTGAATTTTTACCTCGCACAATTACG GGCCCGGACCAGAACCTGAACTTTCGCATGGAGGACAGGGGTCCCGTGATCTCCATCAAGTTTTCCCCGGACATGAACGTCCTCGCGATCCAACGCACCAGCTCGTCCGTGGAATTTGTTAATTACTCGCCCGTGTCTGGATTAGATCACATCGAGTACTCCCAGGCGTGCAAAGGAAAGAACACCACGATATTGGGCTTCGTCTGGACGCACGGCACTGAAATACTCGTTATCACGGATCACGGAGTCGAATTGTTTCAT GTCAATCCGGAGAAACGATGCGTCAGGGCACTGAAGTGCTTGAGTTTAGGCATAAATTGGTTTGTATTTTGTCCCAAGAGTTTTCTAGTATTACTGTCATCTGGCACGATTGGTAATCAGATACAAGCGCTGCACATTACGCCCAGCAATCTTCACAAGTTAACCAAGTTTGAAA TCGAACACAGTGTACCGAAGCCAGGAAAGTTAGCTGTTTCCGAGAGAGACGTGGCATTGGCTGTGTTGTACGGAACGCCTTGTATAATTTTGTTGCGGCATCAACCAGGAGTCAATCGCTCAATGGGAACTGCATTTGTATATGTCTATACTATACACAA AATGATGACCATTAAGAAAAGCCATATGTTGAAACTGGACGTTGGTGGCAGGTTTGCCATAAATGTCGTCGATAATCTGATCATTGTTCATCATCAAGCGTCAAAA ACATCAATGATATTCGATATTATGCTTTCTGGTGTGAGTGATGGCACTGTGATGCATCATACCAGTGTGGCCGTGGCCAAGCCAATTAAGCCATTCAATCTGAAGGTACCAGGCGCAACATTGTCTGATCAGATGTATCAGCCGTGCCAATTAT ATTCCCCAAATTGGGTTGTTTTTCaaccaaatattataattgacgTAAAGCTCGGCTGTTTATG GTATATCGAACTCAGATTGGAAACTTTGGTGAAGCTGATCACCGACAAGATAGTCCTCGTGGAATTTCTAATGCAGCGCTCTAACGCTAAACAGATACTCATACAAGTTCTGCAAAGCTTTATGACGCAGTTACCCGTAAGCTTGATGGAGATGCCGATCATATTCGACAAACTTAATTCCGTGtacagaaattatttagaGAACGAAATACAAAACCAG ATGGGAACACCACTGCAAAATAATGTGAAGAACGTGACGACGATCGCTGACAATTTCAAGTATAAGCTGCTGCTCGATCAGAGCGACATGTACAGTCACATACTATCCAAGTTTCCCGAAAACACGATAGAGCCAAAGATGGTGATATGGGTCCTGCTCGAATATATTAG ATCATTAGCCGAGCATGAGATACCGGTGCAACATTACTTGCACGAGTTGGTGATCACGACGCTGGTACATCGGAAGGCGTACTATCAGCTGCATCAGTTGCTGCAGTACCACGTGGTCGCTGACTCGAAGCCTCTGGCATGTCTGCTGCTCTCCCTGGAAAATTTATACCCAGCGGCGCATCAGTTGGCACTGGACATGCTGAAGCGATTGGGCAACGCGCACGAGGAGATAATCGAAGTGCTGCTATCGAAGGGACATATCTTGCCCGCCTTACG GTACGTTCGATCGGTGGGAATGGCGGATCAGGTGTCGGCGAGGAAATTTTTAGAAGCGGCAAAAGCCACGGATGACGCGACGCTCTTTCACTCGGTGTTCAAGTTCTTCGAGCAGCGTAACTTGAGACTGCACAACACCACGGCTTTCACGCGGGGGGAACATTGCCAGCCGTACGTTCAGCACTTCAAGTACTTGTTCCAAGAGACGGACAATGAGTGCAATTCGGATACGAACTCAAATCTCACCACCACCTCTTAG
- the LOC105286683 gene encoding ribonuclease H2 subunit B isoform X2 produces MPPKHTKGSPQKCAKTTSSQSSVNTWVFLTKADTVAGMDEDQSEIVRLRHPASNKPAMFVFGSADRTVQEILIFDEKKRSWFINDSVKSDGKLYLSTPIDPIFLVLPYLRKSQLAQPLEQCLWDEDFPDTSRLAQCKNLKLSLVADRKGDESLQAFKFNEDKSLKWLQSKTEKVASVLKQKGIHVSQSAISATYVTSIKSEVATEAEYLRYAYGIVSEYLAEDLSKKLAQHLNIPDETENKKRKLSSPKDEVSEKKQKKDSVEESPKKRAVKELSKPEKIHKSPAPGKKELARQRAAAGSKSITSFFKKK; encoded by the exons ATGCCACCAAAACACACGAAAGGCTCGCCACAAAAATGCGCGAAGACGACGAGCAGCCAGTCGTCGGTGAATACCTGGGTATTTCTTACGAAAG CGGATACAGTGGCTGGCATGGACGAAGATCAATCGGAGATCGTGAGACTCAGGCATCCAGCCTCTAACAAACCGGCTATGTTTGTATTTGGATCTGCAGATCGCACGGTGCAAGAGATCTTGATCTTCGACGAGAAGAAGAGATCTTGGTTCATTAACGATAGCGTCAAGTCCGATGGCAAGCTCTACCTGTCGACCCCAATCGACCCGATCTTCCTAGTTTTACCGTATTTAAGAAAG TCGCAATTAGCGCAACCCTTAGAACAATGTCTCTGGGACGAAGACTTTCCAGATACCTCGCGTCTAGCGCAGTGTAAAAATTTGAAACTGTCACTAGTGGCCGACCGTAAGGGAGACGAATCATTACAagcttttaaatttaatgaggACAAATCATTGAAGTGGTTACAGTCAAAGACGGAGAAAGTAGCTAGTGTATTGAAACAGAAGGGAATTCATGTGTCCCAAAGTGCCATAAGCGCTACTTACGTCACAAGTATTAAATCTGAAGTAGCCACAGAGGCAG AATACTTGAGATACGCGTATGGTATCGTATCGGAGTATCTTGCTGAAGATCTCTCAAAGAAATTGGCACAGCACTTGAATATACCTGATGAGACCGAGAATAAGAAACGCAAGCTAAGTAGTCCGAAAGATGAAGTTAGCGAAAAGAAGCAAAAGAAGGATTCGGTTGAGGAAAGCCCAAAGAAGAGGGCAGTGAAGGAATTATCTAAACCTGAAAAG ATCCACAAAAGTCCAGCTCCCGGTAAAAAGGAATTGGCCAGACAGAGAGCAGCTGCAGGATCCAAAAGTATCAccagtttttttaaaaagaaataa